CCATCGCCCTGTCACGCGATCTCCGGTCCATCGGCGCCACGCATCTGCTGCATGTGACACCGATGTACAACAAGCCGCCCCAGCGTGCGCTCGTGGCGCACTTCCGCGCCATCGCCGATGCGTGCGATCTGCCGATCGTGATCTACAACGTGCCGGGACGCACGGCCATCAATCTCGAGGCGCGCACCTGTCTCGAACTCGCCGCCGACCCACGCTTCGTGGCCGTGAAGGAAGCCTCGGGCAACATGGCGCAGATCGGCACCATCATCCGTGATCGTCCCGGGCATTTTGCGGTGCTCTCCGGCGATGACGGTCTCACGCTGCCGGTGATGGCCCTGGGCGGTGAAGGCGTGATCTCGGTGGTGTCGAACATCGCGCCCGCGCTCATGGTGCAACTCTGCGATGCCATGGCACGCGAGGATCTCCAGGCGGCCCGCGCACTCGAGGTCCAGGTGGCGCCGCTCATCGATGCCGCGTTCGTGGAATCGAACCCCATTCCGGCCAAGGCCATGCTGGCCATGATGGGACGCCTGAGCGATACGTTGCGACTGCCGCTGGTGCCGCTCGCGGAAACGCATCGGACAGCAGTGCGCACCGTGCTCGAGCGGCTGGGCGCGATCCCGTCCTGAAGCCCTCCCGGGCAGTTCCGCAGACTCCCCATATGATACCTGCAACCCCCTGTCGGTATCTTCAGACCGTCTCCATCTGCTGATCATGGCTCTCTCCATTGCCGAACTCGAAGCGCGCTGCAACGATCCGCTGTTGCTCGACGGCGGCGCGCCCCTCGTCCACGATGCCCAGCACCTCTTCGATTCCACGATGGCCCATCTGGAACGTGGCGATGTGCGTGCAGCGCAGCGTGATGCGGACGGCACGTGGCACGCCGTCCCCTGGGTGAAGCGGGCCATCCTGCTGGGATTCCGTCTGGGCCGGGTCGTGGAAATGGGCGGCGCCGGCGCGTTCAACTTCTTCGACAAGCACACGTTTCCCGCACGCGAATTCCGCGTCGAGAATCAGGTGCGCATCGTGCCCGGTGGTTCCACCGTGCGTCGTGGGGCGTATCTGGCGCCCGGTGTGGTGTGCATGCCGCCCATGTACGTGAACGTCGGCGCGCATGTGGGGCGGGGCACCATGATCGATTCACATGCGCTCGTGGGAAGTTGCGCGCAGATCGGAGAGCGGGTGCATCTGAGTGCCGCCGCGCAGATCGGCGGTGTGCTCGAGCCCATCAACGCCTCGCCCGTCGTCATCGAAGACGATGTGGTGGTCGGCGGAAATTGCGGTGTGTACGAAGGCACGGTCGTGCGCAGCAAGGCCGTGCTTGCGGCCGGCGTGATACTCACGCGCGGAACCCCAGTGTACGACCTCGTGAAAGAGACCGTGCATCGTGCCACGGCCGATCAGCCGCTCGTCATTCCCGAGGGCGCCGTGGTGGTGCCGGGGGCACGCCGCGTGACGTCGGCGTTCGGTGAAGCGCAGGGCCTGTCGTTGCAGACGCCCGTCATCGTGAAGTACCGCGACGATCGCACCGATGCCTCCACCGCGCTGGAGGCGTGGCTGCGTTGAGCCGCCCCGACGCGCTGCATGTGGCGGGAACCATCAGAGCTCCCGGTGACAAGTCCATCAGTCACCGGGCGCTCATCTTTGCAGCGCTGGCCGACGGCGAGACGCGTATCCGCGACATTCTGATGTCGGCCGATGTGCACGCCACCGCGCGGGCCCTGCGTGCCATGGGCGTGGAGATCCCCGCGTTGAGCGCGGATTTTGTCGTGCGCGGGCGCGGTATCGATGCCCTCACTTCACCGGCCGCGCCGCTCGACTGCGGCAACAGCGGCACCACGACACGCCTGTTGTGCGGGCTGGTGGCCGGGTTGCCCGGGCGGACGGCGCGTTTCGAGGGCGACGCGAGTCTCAGCCGTCGACCTATGCGGCGGGTGGCCACGCCCCTGGGCGCCATGGGAGCCCGCATCGAATTCGAGGGCGCGCCCGGCCACGATGGGTTGCCGATGCGGGTGCATGGGGCACAGTTGGTGGCGACGCACTATGCGAACACCCATGCCAGCGCGCAGGTGAAGGGCGCGTTGCTGCTCGCCGGCCTGGCCTCCGGTGTCGAGGTCACGATCGACGAGCCGTATCGGTCGCGCGATCACAGCGAACGCATGTTGCTGGCCCGCGGCGTGGCCCTGGAAACATCGGACACCGGCGTTCGTCTTCCGGCCCATCAACGTGTCAGTGCCGTCGATGTGGTCGTACCGTCCGATCCTTCGTCGGCCACGTTCTTCGCCGCACTTGCGGCTCTGGCCGACAGCGGCGAACTGCGTCTCGAGAATGTCTGTCTCAACCCCACCCGCACCGGCGCCTTCGACGCCCTGCAGCGCATGGGCGTCTCACTCGTGGTGAGCGACGAACGGGTGGTGGGCGGGGAGCATATCGGCACGCTCGTCGTACAACCGGCGACGCTCGTCGGCACGCACATCGGCGGTGCCGACATTCCGCGCTGCATCGACGAACTCCCCATGCTCGCCTGTCTCGCCTCACGCGCCCGGGGGGAGACACGCATCACCGATGCGGCCGAGTTGCGGGTGAAGGAGAGCGACCGTATCCGGGCGGTGGTGGAGAATCTCCGCGCACTGGGAGCGACCG
The nucleotide sequence above comes from Gemmatimonas aurantiaca. Encoded proteins:
- a CDS encoding 2,3,4,5-tetrahydropyridine-2,6-dicarboxylate N-succinyltransferase; protein product: MALSIAELEARCNDPLLLDGGAPLVHDAQHLFDSTMAHLERGDVRAAQRDADGTWHAVPWVKRAILLGFRLGRVVEMGGAGAFNFFDKHTFPAREFRVENQVRIVPGGSTVRRGAYLAPGVVCMPPMYVNVGAHVGRGTMIDSHALVGSCAQIGERVHLSAAAQIGGVLEPINASPVVIEDDVVVGGNCGVYEGTVVRSKAVLAAGVILTRGTPVYDLVKETVHRATADQPLVIPEGAVVVPGARRVTSAFGEAQGLSLQTPVIVKYRDDRTDASTALEAWLR
- the dapA gene encoding 4-hydroxy-tetrahydrodipicolinate synthase, producing the protein MTTLLRGCGTALVTPFTPDGALDEPALRALVDWQIAQGMHMLIPCGSTGEAVTLTPAEHLRVVEITVEQVNGRVPVIAGAGSNDTRKAIALSRDLRSIGATHLLHVTPMYNKPPQRALVAHFRAIADACDLPIVIYNVPGRTAINLEARTCLELAADPRFVAVKEASGNMAQIGTIIRDRPGHFAVLSGDDGLTLPVMALGGEGVISVVSNIAPALMVQLCDAMAREDLQAARALEVQVAPLIDAAFVESNPIPAKAMLAMMGRLSDTLRLPLVPLAETHRTAVRTVLERLGAIPS
- the aroA gene encoding 3-phosphoshikimate 1-carboxyvinyltransferase, producing the protein MAALSRPDALHVAGTIRAPGDKSISHRALIFAALADGETRIRDILMSADVHATARALRAMGVEIPALSADFVVRGRGIDALTSPAAPLDCGNSGTTTRLLCGLVAGLPGRTARFEGDASLSRRPMRRVATPLGAMGARIEFEGAPGHDGLPMRVHGAQLVATHYANTHASAQVKGALLLAGLASGVEVTIDEPYRSRDHSERMLLARGVALETSDTGVRLPAHQRVSAVDVVVPSDPSSATFFAALAALADSGELRLENVCLNPTRTGAFDALQRMGVSLVVSDERVVGGEHIGTLVVQPATLVGTHIGGADIPRCIDELPMLACLASRARGETRITDAAELRVKESDRIRAVVENLRALGATAEELPDGMRIVGSEVPLRGHVVTHGDHRLAMAFGILSALPGNQITIDDPACVDVSYPTFWDDLARATGGAVDRENAAAEALPVPIGGAPLIIAIDGPAASGKSSTAQWVAQELGVRHVDSGAFYRAITYLALATGVEPAQWTAEGLLGEAPRIGWRLTERSVLPLIDGAEQDAALRDAPVTGQVSRVAQMPPVREWVNGMVRSAGAAVDVVVDGRDIGTTVFPAAQLKIFLIADSWERARRRLVQRLGRRPSDAEIAIETEELVARDARDATQSVPARDAITIDTTTVTQAEQVERIVALARATRERMARGETGD